A window from Lachnoanaerobaculum umeaense encodes these proteins:
- a CDS encoding Gfo/Idh/MocA family protein, producing MIKFGIIGFGYMGHKHELKIAQTQGMELVGICDIDESRMDDASTPGVIKYTNADRLLENEEIDTVLIVVENHKHREMVEKAAKAGKNIICEKPVALSVKEYDEMIQICEKYGVGFTIHHQRRYDKDYRTMKNIYDQNTLGNVYTIQSMLYGINGNMHDWHVYKKYGGGMLYDWGVHLIDQILWMVPSKVESVYAQVRNVINFEVDDYFKIDIKFQNNIRAEIELGTYFLGDKENWFEHHWFIGGDKGSAYSDGFFPNGKIVKTTRLLTNVPGETTMTFAGPTRSFGQIDKDILITEELPIANNEHIEFFENYRDAREGKTEFIIKNSEIRRVMQVLEAVWESSEKNEVIKFEGGL from the coding sequence GTGATTAAATTTGGTATTATAGGTTTTGGTTACATGGGGCATAAACATGAGCTGAAGATTGCACAGACGCAAGGCATGGAATTAGTTGGGATTTGTGATATTGATGAGTCAAGAATGGACGACGCCTCAACTCCGGGAGTAATTAAATATACAAACGCAGATAGGCTACTTGAAAATGAAGAGATTGATACTGTATTGATTGTAGTTGAAAACCATAAGCATAGAGAAATGGTAGAAAAGGCTGCAAAAGCAGGAAAAAATATAATCTGTGAAAAACCGGTTGCTCTTAGTGTAAAAGAATATGATGAAATGATACAGATATGTGAGAAATATGGAGTTGGTTTCACAATTCATCATCAAAGGCGTTATGATAAAGATTATAGGACAATGAAAAATATTTATGATCAGAATACACTGGGCAATGTATATACGATTCAGTCAATGTTATATGGAATAAATGGAAATATGCATGACTGGCATGTATATAAAAAATATGGTGGTGGAATGCTTTACGATTGGGGCGTTCACTTAATTGATCAGATATTATGGATGGTACCGTCAAAAGTTGAGTCCGTTTATGCTCAAGTAAGGAATGTAATTAATTTTGAAGTTGATGATTATTTTAAAATTGATATTAAGTTCCAGAATAATATTCGTGCAGAAATAGAGCTTGGAACATATTTTTTAGGCGATAAAGAAAACTGGTTTGAGCATCATTGGTTTATTGGTGGTGACAAGGGAAGTGCTTACTCAGATGGATTTTTCCCAAATGGAAAAATTGTAAAGACAACTCGTCTTCTTACAAATGTTCCTGGAGAGACAACTATGACCTTTGCAGGACCTACCCGTTCATTTGGTCAAATTGACAAAGACATTCTTATAACAGAGGAGCTTCCTATTGCAAATAATGAACATATTGAATTTTTCGAAAATTATAGAGATGCAAGAGAAGGAAAGACGGAATTTATAATTAAGAACTCTGAAATACGCCGTGTGATGCAGGTACTTGAAGCAGTTTGGGAATCTTCAGAGAAAAACGAAGTTATAAAGTTTGAGGGAGGTTTATAA
- a CDS encoding ThuA domain-containing protein, giving the protein MRVVVWDEKLHEKEERVREVYPNGIAAEIAGGIKKELTSANDCEIVCLNSDIEEFGFTEETLNETDVLVFWAHRSHDVFPDEIVERICNRVMKGMGLIVLHSAHLSKVFKRLMGTSCTLKYRFGDFARVWTTTPSHPIARGIPEFFDLEEEEMYGEFFDIPKPDDVVFTTWFSGGNIFRGGCTWQRGFGKVFYFHPGHDTNLAYYNSTVLKVISNAVLWVAPTKEREEIRCEEYPKINLG; this is encoded by the coding sequence ATGCGTGTTGTTGTCTGGGATGAGAAATTGCACGAAAAGGAAGAAAGGGTACGTGAGGTTTATCCAAATGGTATTGCTGCTGAAATAGCCGGTGGGATAAAAAAAGAATTAACATCTGCTAATGATTGTGAAATTGTATGTTTAAACAGTGATATAGAAGAATTCGGATTTACTGAAGAGACATTGAATGAAACAGACGTACTTGTTTTCTGGGCACATCGTAGCCATGATGTTTTTCCGGATGAGATAGTAGAAAGAATATGTAACAGAGTGATGAAAGGAATGGGCCTTATTGTACTACATTCGGCTCATCTGAGTAAAGTATTCAAAAGACTTATGGGTACAAGCTGTACATTAAAGTATCGTTTTGGAGACTTCGCACGTGTATGGACTACTACTCCTTCACATCCAATTGCAAGAGGAATACCGGAATTTTTCGATTTAGAAGAGGAAGAAATGTACGGAGAATTCTTTGATATTCCGAAGCCTGATGATGTTGTTTTTACTACTTGGTTTTCCGGAGGAAACATATTTAGAGGTGGCTGCACATGGCAGAGGGGATTTGGAAAGGTTTTCTACTTTCATCCAGGACATGATACCAATTTGGCCTATTACAACTCTACAGTTTTGAAAGTGATTAGTAATGCGGTTTTGTGGGTTGCACCTACAAAAGAAAGAGAAGAGATTAGGTGCGAAGAGTATCCAAAAATAAATTTAGGATAA
- a CDS encoding sugar ABC transporter ATP-binding protein: protein MENTVLKMEGICKSFGDAKVLKNVQFELKHGEVHALAGGNGAGKSTLMKIMTGVYTHDEGKIFIDGKETVIEKPLDAKEQGIAMIFQELSLVQTMTVAENIFLGTEIVKNGVRDVKAMNEKTSQILHRLGMDISPSTVVSELSVGMSQMVEIAKAVSKDAKILVFDEPTAALSDSETKRLFEIITQLKNEGVSMVYISHRMNEILSICDSITILKDGEHVTTQDIKDMTLDKIVSYMMGGTSGKGHKFEWVERKHDENAKDVLKVEHLKVNEKINDISFSLKHGEIVGFAGLMGSGRTEILESLFGLRKKEGGTVTLDDKEVHIKNPTDAIKNGFAFIPEDRRKEGLVLMHSIKDNAVLPILDRLSIKGIFNDDKKECALVEDNIKKFGVKAEHMDQEIGLLSGGNQQKIVIAKWMNTCPKVIMLDEPTAGVDIGAKGEILEIVRSFADQGCGVIFVSSELAEMMAICDRIIILYDGRITGMISRKDIKLEEELQNAIQKP from the coding sequence ATGGAAAACACAGTATTAAAGATGGAAGGCATCTGCAAGTCATTTGGTGATGCTAAAGTACTTAAGAATGTGCAATTTGAATTAAAACATGGGGAAGTTCATGCACTTGCAGGAGGCAATGGTGCAGGTAAATCCACATTGATGAAGATAATGACAGGAGTGTATACACATGATGAGGGAAAGATTTTCATTGATGGGAAAGAGACTGTAATAGAAAAACCTTTGGATGCTAAAGAGCAAGGCATTGCAATGATTTTCCAGGAACTTTCACTTGTGCAAACAATGACAGTAGCAGAGAATATTTTCCTTGGTACAGAAATTGTTAAAAATGGTGTTAGAGATGTGAAAGCAATGAATGAAAAGACAAGTCAGATTTTGCATCGTCTTGGAATGGACATCTCTCCATCAACAGTTGTGTCTGAATTGAGTGTAGGAATGAGTCAGATGGTTGAAATTGCAAAAGCAGTTTCAAAAGATGCTAAAATTCTTGTTTTTGATGAACCGACAGCTGCTCTTTCGGATTCAGAAACAAAGCGTTTATTTGAGATAATAACACAGCTGAAAAATGAAGGAGTTTCAATGGTCTATATATCCCATCGTATGAATGAGATTTTAAGTATTTGTGACAGTATTACAATTCTTAAAGATGGTGAGCATGTAACTACTCAGGATATAAAGGACATGACATTAGATAAGATAGTGTCCTATATGATGGGAGGAACTTCTGGTAAAGGTCATAAGTTTGAGTGGGTTGAACGAAAACATGATGAAAATGCTAAAGATGTACTGAAGGTAGAACATTTAAAAGTAAATGAGAAAATAAATGATATTTCATTTTCATTAAAACATGGTGAGATTGTTGGTTTTGCCGGCTTGATGGGAAGCGGTAGAACAGAGATTCTTGAGAGCTTATTTGGATTGAGAAAGAAAGAAGGCGGAACAGTAACGCTGGATGATAAGGAAGTTCATATAAAAAATCCTACTGATGCTATAAAGAATGGATTTGCTTTTATTCCGGAAGACAGGAGAAAAGAAGGACTTGTATTGATGCATTCGATAAAAGATAATGCAGTCCTACCTATTCTGGATAGATTGAGCATCAAAGGTATATTCAATGATGATAAGAAAGAATGTGCTCTTGTTGAAGATAACATTAAAAAGTTTGGTGTTAAGGCAGAGCATATGGATCAGGAAATAGGCCTTTTATCTGGTGGAAACCAGCAGAAAATAGTAATAGCTAAGTGGATGAATACTTGTCCTAAAGTAATTATGCTTGATGAGCCTACTGCCGGAGTAGACATAGGTGCAAAAGGGGAAATACTTGAAATAGTAAGAAGTTTTGCAGATCAAGGTTGTGGAGTAATCTTCGTATCTTCTGAGCTTGCCGAAATGATGGCAATATGTGATCGAATAATTATACTCTATGATGGGCGAATTACAGGAATGATAAGTAGAAAAGATATTAAATTAGAGGAGGAATTACAGAATGCAATCCAAAAGCCATAA
- a CDS encoding LacI family DNA-binding transcriptional regulator, which produces MASIKDIAKMAGVSTATVSHVINKTRYVSPELVEKVEQAIMNADFPPKFVVRRQKKIRENIYKSQKGILLYICQYEDDKYVSSVWSKLKSLVEDKGYTIIRLNCNTELEMDIVNKLLSGNEEIIGVFVSVRTDKLYIQKIVRSLNIPCVAIGNEVDDSAFDRVSTDIYKTAYDCTLHFIRSGHEKIAILMGDLLKSYNKDFLQGYEKALQDGGIKIKKQYVLHKDSSEKSISGMLSELLGRDDAPSTLLIADSDYIYRVYRYMMKRNVRCPKDLSIMCFGNEDSASYLNPSLSMAENDFELIAEKSAELMLNRIKELSENDKFEVVFKKSSPIFIPAKMIIRDSITGAARGPFGEKSADMYTLSLTEKEMDICRMKRYTAVIVYHYIGASFMKLHEKGVRDVFDRLGITIIAVMGCQMDFSMQRKQIQSLLMLEPDIMIAFPVNHTMTQDVFKEVIRTKTKLVFMGHVPDGFEGTGYVSCINVNERSNGRNIGRGLGDYLLLNHKKNIGIIRYGHQFYATNQRDLAVEQIIREEYPELNICATEVFSKKDEYEKTKELLRWHPEIDGIYVSWEGPAIRVVEALHDINREDIAVATSDLDFMVALDMAKGGCIKVLSAQQPFEEGQAAALCGANALLGKAVPSFIAVEPVFVTSENLIKSWSTIYRSKAPKEIVEALQKNEQFMSE; this is translated from the coding sequence ATGGCATCCATAAAAGATATAGCCAAAATGGCAGGAGTATCTACTGCAACAGTTTCACATGTAATAAATAAAACAAGATATGTAAGCCCTGAGCTTGTGGAAAAGGTAGAGCAGGCAATAATGAACGCTGATTTTCCACCCAAATTTGTTGTTAGAAGACAAAAAAAAATTCGTGAAAATATATATAAATCTCAAAAAGGAATATTACTATATATTTGTCAGTATGAAGATGATAAATATGTAAGTAGTGTTTGGAGTAAGCTTAAGTCATTGGTTGAAGATAAGGGCTATACCATTATCCGTTTAAATTGTAACACTGAATTAGAAATGGATATTGTCAACAAGTTATTGAGTGGAAATGAAGAAATTATAGGTGTTTTTGTTTCTGTTAGAACTGATAAATTATATATTCAAAAAATAGTTCGCTCATTAAATATTCCTTGTGTGGCAATTGGAAATGAGGTGGATGACTCTGCATTTGACAGAGTATCAACAGATATATATAAAACAGCATACGATTGTACACTTCATTTTATTAGAAGTGGCCATGAAAAAATAGCTATACTTATGGGAGATTTATTAAAGAGTTATAATAAGGACTTCTTACAAGGATATGAAAAAGCTCTTCAAGATGGTGGAATTAAAATTAAAAAGCAATATGTACTGCATAAAGACAGCTCTGAGAAAAGTATATCTGGTATGCTGTCAGAGCTATTAGGCAGAGATGATGCTCCAAGTACACTTTTAATTGCAGATTCTGATTATATTTATAGAGTATATCGTTATATGATGAAGAGAAATGTCAGATGTCCGAAAGATTTATCAATTATGTGCTTTGGAAATGAGGACAGTGCATCATATCTAAATCCTTCTCTTTCTATGGCTGAAAATGACTTTGAACTTATTGCAGAAAAATCGGCGGAACTTATGCTTAATAGAATAAAAGAATTATCAGAAAATGATAAATTTGAGGTGGTTTTTAAAAAATCTTCCCCAATATTTATACCGGCTAAAATGATTATTAGAGATTCAATTACCGGTGCAGCAAGAGGACCATTTGGAGAAAAAAGTGCGGATATGTATACACTATCTTTAACAGAAAAGGAAATGGATATTTGCAGAATGAAAAGATATACTGCGGTTATTGTATATCATTATATTGGAGCTTCCTTTATGAAATTGCATGAGAAGGGGGTTAGAGATGTTTTTGACAGACTTGGTATTACTATAATTGCTGTAATGGGATGTCAGATGGATTTTTCTATGCAAAGAAAACAAATACAAAGTCTTTTAATGCTGGAACCTGATATTATGATTGCATTTCCGGTAAACCATACAATGACGCAGGATGTATTTAAAGAAGTAATAAGGACAAAGACAAAACTGGTATTTATGGGACATGTTCCTGACGGTTTTGAGGGAACAGGATATGTATCTTGTATTAATGTTAATGAACGCAGTAATGGAAGAAATATAGGTAGAGGTCTGGGAGATTATTTACTTTTAAATCATAAGAAAAATATCGGTATAATTCGATATGGACATCAATTCTATGCCACAAATCAGAGAGATTTAGCTGTGGAACAAATTATAAGAGAAGAATATCCTGAATTGAATATTTGTGCGACAGAAGTATTTTCTAAAAAAGATGAATATGAGAAGACTAAGGAACTTCTGAGATGGCATCCGGAAATTGACGGAATATATGTTTCATGGGAGGGACCGGCAATAAGGGTTGTGGAAGCACTTCATGACATAAACAGAGAGGATATTGCGGTAGCAACATCTGATCTTGATTTTATGGTTGCCTTAGATATGGCTAAAGGAGGATGTATAAAGGTATTAAGTGCACAGCAGCCTTTTGAAGAGGGCCAGGCAGCTGCTTTATGTGGAGCAAATGCTTTGCTTGGAAAAGCAGTTCCTTCTTTTATTGCAGTTGAACCTGTATTTGTTACATCAGAAAACCTGATCAAATCTTGGAGTACAATATATAGAAGCAAGGCACCAAAGGAAATAGTGGAGGCATTGCAGAAGAACGAACAGTTTATGAGTGAATGA
- a CDS encoding sugar phosphate isomerase/epimerase family protein: MRLGYMTNAFGPLVGSGAGVTSVKDIRYLTMCDDLEAMKAIREIGFEHIEVLDGNLTNYADNIDSLKDMMKSADVQMMSVCIGANFIYKDALEDEMAHVEEVCKAAKEAGVTYLVICGGAIRTGGIRPGDTKLLSEGLEELEKITDKYGLVACFHPHLGSIAESPKEIDELLAYSNIKVCPDVAHLLAGGYDPLEFIKKYYDRIALIHLKDLNDEGFAPLGTGRVDLDGVISYVKSRGYDGDWLVEVDGYAGDAKEACRISYEFLKNKLV, translated from the coding sequence ATGAGATTAGGTTATATGACAAATGCATTTGGACCTTTAGTAGGATCAGGAGCAGGGGTAACAAGTGTTAAAGACATTAGATATTTAACAATGTGCGATGATTTAGAAGCTATGAAGGCAATTCGTGAGATTGGATTTGAGCATATCGAGGTTCTTGATGGAAATTTGACTAACTATGCAGATAATATTGACAGCCTTAAGGACATGATGAAGAGTGCAGATGTGCAGATGATGAGTGTATGCATTGGTGCCAATTTTATTTATAAAGATGCTTTGGAAGATGAGATGGCTCATGTTGAGGAAGTGTGTAAGGCAGCTAAGGAAGCAGGAGTTACTTATTTGGTAATTTGTGGAGGAGCAATAAGAACAGGTGGAATCAGACCGGGAGATACAAAACTTTTATCTGAAGGACTTGAGGAGTTAGAGAAAATTACTGATAAGTATGGCTTGGTTGCATGTTTCCATCCACATCTTGGATCAATTGCAGAGAGTCCAAAGGAAATAGATGAGCTTTTGGCATATTCAAATATTAAGGTTTGTCCGGATGTTGCACATCTTTTAGCTGGAGGATATGATCCACTTGAGTTTATTAAAAAGTATTATGACAGAATCGCATTGATACATTTAAAAGATCTTAATGATGAGGGATTTGCACCACTTGGAACAGGAAGAGTTGACTTAGATGGAGTTATTTCATATGTTAAATCCAGAGGTTATGATGGTGATTGGCTTGTAGAAGTGGATGGATATGCAGGTGATGCAAAGGAAGCTTGCAGAATTTCATATGAATTTTTAAAGAACAAACTTGTATAA
- a CDS encoding Gfo/Idh/MocA family protein, whose amino-acid sequence MKIKKVGVVGAGFMGKAHCVALSNMPKLFTDAPYVPVFKTVCDIVPEIAEDFKERFSFEKACTDYMDIVNDPEIDIVCVCTPNDSHAEISIAALKAGKHVICEKPIATKTEDAKAMAEAAEEAAKKGIVSMCGYQYRRVPAIDEAKKIIESGRLGEITNVRAQYLQSWSADPRSPLSWRFVKETAGAGTLGDIFTHALDIAQYLAGNVTDVVSMVKTYINERPVQEGGVDLLGTVKLGDDAKKQVVDVDDEVSVLCKFDSGAIGSVEATRMAWGRNNYLTVEVHGTKGSLTWNYERLNELEVCYGMEDNDGERGFRKIYTGPANPHGDVTWNIPGMNIGYGELKAIEAYEFAKAVEGGYQPTTSFTVGYQLDRVCEAVLESNEKKAWVQVK is encoded by the coding sequence ATGAAGATCAAAAAAGTAGGAGTTGTAGGAGCAGGATTTATGGGGAAAGCACATTGTGTTGCACTTTCCAATATGCCTAAATTATTTACAGATGCACCTTATGTACCGGTATTTAAAACAGTGTGTGACATAGTACCTGAGATTGCTGAGGATTTTAAGGAGCGTTTCTCTTTTGAAAAAGCTTGTACAGATTATATGGACATTGTAAATGATCCGGAGATCGATATAGTTTGTGTATGTACACCAAATGATTCTCATGCAGAAATTTCAATAGCAGCTTTAAAGGCAGGAAAGCATGTTATTTGTGAAAAGCCTATTGCAACAAAGACAGAAGATGCTAAGGCTATGGCAGAAGCTGCAGAGGAAGCTGCAAAGAAGGGCATTGTGTCTATGTGCGGATATCAGTATAGAAGAGTTCCTGCAATAGATGAAGCTAAAAAGATTATCGAAAGTGGTAGACTTGGAGAAATCACAAATGTGCGCGCACAGTATTTGCAGAGTTGGTCTGCAGATCCAAGATCTCCATTGTCATGGCGTTTTGTAAAAGAAACAGCAGGTGCAGGTACACTTGGTGATATCTTTACACATGCACTTGATATTGCACAGTATCTTGCAGGCAATGTAACAGATGTAGTATCAATGGTAAAGACATACATAAATGAGCGTCCTGTTCAGGAAGGCGGAGTAGACCTTTTGGGAACTGTAAAGCTTGGTGATGATGCAAAGAAGCAGGTTGTAGATGTTGATGATGAGGTATCAGTACTTTGCAAATTCGACAGCGGTGCAATCGGTAGTGTAGAAGCAACAAGAATGGCTTGGGGACGTAATAACTACCTTACAGTTGAGGTTCACGGAACAAAGGGTTCACTTACATGGAACTATGAGCGTCTAAATGAGCTTGAAGTATGCTATGGTATGGAAGACAATGATGGAGAGAGAGGCTTCAGAAAGATATATACAGGTCCGGCAAACCCACATGGAGATGTAACTTGGAATATACCTGGAATGAACATTGGTTATGGTGAGCTTAAGGCAATTGAAGCATATGAGTTTGCAAAGGCAGTAGAGGGTGGATATCAGCCAACTACAAGCTTTACAGTAGGATATCAGCTTGATAGAGTTTGTGAGGCGGTTCTTGAATCAAATGAGAAGAAAGCTTGGGTACAGGTGAAATGA
- a CDS encoding ABC transporter permease, whose translation MQSKSHKKFEMSKFTVYIVLGIVFIFFSIVLGGKGFIASGNLLNILRQTAMVSVMAVAGVFVLGAGQIDLTVGSTAAMSAMFSALVLQATNSIFLAIVLSLLFGIFVGCINGLLVTKLKLPSFLATLGMMQVIRGMAMWITDTAAVPIKNQVFNTIFGTGYIGGVSVLILWTIVFYIIGFVLFNKTRFGRHALATGGNELAAKYSGLKTEKIKMTIFMMSGAFSAFAGIMYAGRMQSGRYSFGDGDEMSVIASVVLGGAAMSGGTGSMIGALAGSLLMGMINNALILAGLSSAQQKIVNGAIIIFAVALSNIVQNKKRK comes from the coding sequence ATGCAATCCAAAAGCCATAAGAAGTTTGAGATGAGCAAATTTACTGTATATATTGTCCTTGGGATAGTATTTATATTTTTCTCAATTGTATTAGGTGGTAAAGGCTTCATTGCTTCAGGAAATTTGCTTAACATATTAAGGCAAACAGCAATGGTTTCTGTGATGGCCGTTGCAGGAGTATTTGTTCTTGGAGCAGGACAGATAGATTTGACCGTAGGCTCCACAGCTGCAATGAGTGCAATGTTTTCAGCACTTGTACTACAGGCCACAAATAGTATTTTCCTTGCTATCGTATTGTCATTACTATTTGGAATATTTGTAGGATGTATAAATGGTTTGCTTGTTACAAAGCTTAAGTTACCATCATTTTTAGCTACACTTGGTATGATGCAGGTTATTCGTGGAATGGCTATGTGGATAACAGATACAGCTGCTGTTCCGATTAAAAATCAAGTTTTCAACACAATATTTGGAACAGGCTATATTGGTGGAGTATCAGTTCTAATTTTATGGACAATAGTTTTCTATATTATAGGATTTGTATTGTTTAATAAGACACGCTTTGGACGTCATGCACTCGCAACCGGAGGAAATGAGCTTGCAGCAAAATATTCAGGTTTGAAGACTGAAAAAATCAAAATGACAATTTTTATGATGTCAGGAGCATTTTCAGCATTTGCCGGAATAATGTATGCCGGAAGAATGCAATCAGGTAGATACTCATTTGGAGATGGAGATGAAATGTCAGTAATTGCATCTGTAGTACTTGGAGGAGCGGCAATGTCCGGAGGAACAGGATCTATGATAGGTGCACTTGCAGGTTCACTCTTGATGGGAATGATTAATAATGCTTTAATCTTAGCAGGACTTTCATCTGCTCAGCAGAAAATTGTAAACGGAGCAATTATTATTTTCGCAGTTGCTTTAAGTAATATTGTTCAAAATAAAAAAAGAAAATAA
- a CDS encoding substrate-binding domain-containing protein — MRIKALTAIALAAMVLNATGCAQGGDSSKTEAGQSAAEQTVKDESTAESAQKTEGDAQKSDGDSQILTKGPHGETGVDANTITISDEQKEAIKAGNFKVAICMHYGGNDWATAQLDAIKATCADLNMEVVAVTDANFSAEKQVSDIETVMALKPDAIISIPTDVVATADAYKRAIDSGIKVVFMDNAMEDMVGGKDYVSCVSADSYGNGVVAARLLGNKLNGSGKVGMVYYDADFFVTNQRDAGFRDTLKSEFPNIEIVVEQGFTDENGCNEQADAILTQFPNIDGIYASWDIPMEGILSSVRAAGKEGQIALVAIDLGNNIALEIAKGTVVGVGAQMPYDQGVAETKLAALSLIGESTPEYVVCPAMMVDKENVLDAYKAVYHVDAPSWLVEADK, encoded by the coding sequence ATGAGAATTAAAGCGTTAACAGCAATAGCACTTGCAGCGATGGTGCTAAATGCAACAGGATGTGCACAAGGTGGAGATAGTAGTAAGACTGAAGCAGGCCAGTCAGCGGCAGAACAGACAGTTAAAGATGAGAGTACCGCAGAAAGTGCTCAAAAGACAGAGGGAGATGCACAGAAGTCAGATGGAGACAGTCAAATATTGACTAAAGGTCCACATGGTGAGACGGGAGTTGATGCAAATACAATAACTATAAGTGATGAACAAAAGGAAGCTATAAAGGCCGGAAACTTTAAGGTTGCTATTTGTATGCACTATGGCGGAAATGACTGGGCTACAGCACAGTTAGATGCTATAAAGGCTACTTGTGCAGATTTGAATATGGAAGTTGTAGCAGTAACAGATGCTAACTTTTCAGCTGAAAAGCAGGTATCAGATATAGAAACAGTAATGGCATTAAAACCTGATGCAATAATTTCTATACCAACTGATGTTGTGGCTACTGCTGATGCTTACAAGAGAGCAATAGATTCAGGAATTAAAGTAGTATTTATGGATAATGCTATGGAAGATATGGTGGGCGGAAAAGATTATGTATCTTGTGTATCTGCTGATAGCTATGGAAACGGAGTTGTTGCTGCAAGATTGCTTGGTAACAAGTTAAACGGTAGCGGAAAAGTTGGAATGGTATACTATGATGCAGATTTCTTTGTTACAAATCAGAGAGATGCTGGCTTCAGAGATACTTTAAAAAGTGAATTCCCAAATATTGAGATTGTAGTAGAACAAGGATTTACAGATGAGAATGGCTGTAATGAGCAGGCTGATGCTATATTAACTCAGTTCCCTAATATTGATGGAATTTATGCTTCATGGGATATACCTATGGAAGGAATACTTTCATCTGTAAGAGCTGCAGGAAAAGAAGGACAAATTGCTTTAGTAGCAATTGACCTTGGAAACAATATCGCACTTGAAATTGCTAAAGGCACAGTAGTGGGCGTAGGTGCACAGATGCCTTATGATCAGGGTGTTGCAGAGACTAAACTTGCAGCATTATCATTAATAGGAGAGAGCACACCAGAGTATGTTGTATGTCCTGCAATGATGGTAGATAAGGAAAATGTACTTGATGCATATAAAGCTGTTTATCATGTAGATGCTCCTAGCTGGCTTGTAGAAGCAGACAAGTAA
- a CDS encoding sugar phosphate isomerase/epimerase family protein produces MKIGFVSAILDKSDFEEMMDIAADLGYQCVEVACWPKGKAERRYAGVSHIDVENTDDSYVEYIKNICKTKGVEISSLAYYPNPLDGDLEKRTVAVEHLKKVIQFSSKLGVNMVTTFIGRDQTKTVEDNLQLVKEVWPPIIKLAEECGVKVAIENCPMLFGPDQWPGGQNLMTTPAIWKKVFDIISSDNLGINYDPSHFVWQMIDYIKPIYEFKDKIFHVHFKDIKLYRDKLNKVGVMAYPLEFMSPKIPGYGDVDWGKYVSALTDIGYDGYTCIEIEDKYFEGSKEKTIDSLKLSKKYMTNFVI; encoded by the coding sequence ATGAAAATAGGTTTTGTAAGTGCTATACTTGATAAAAGTGATTTCGAAGAAATGATGGATATAGCGGCTGACTTGGGATACCAATGTGTTGAAGTAGCTTGTTGGCCCAAAGGTAAAGCAGAGAGAAGATATGCAGGTGTAAGTCATATTGATGTAGAAAATACTGATGATTCCTATGTAGAATATATAAAGAATATTTGCAAAACTAAGGGAGTAGAAATCTCATCTCTTGCATACTATCCTAATCCTTTAGATGGAGATTTGGAGAAAAGAACTGTAGCCGTAGAACATTTAAAGAAGGTAATACAGTTTAGTAGTAAACTTGGTGTTAATATGGTCACAACCTTTATAGGAAGAGATCAGACTAAGACGGTTGAAGATAATCTACAACTTGTAAAGGAAGTATGGCCACCTATTATTAAGCTCGCTGAAGAATGTGGAGTGAAAGTGGCAATTGAAAACTGTCCTATGTTATTTGGTCCGGACCAGTGGCCAGGAGGACAGAATTTGATGACAACACCGGCTATCTGGAAAAAAGTCTTCGATATTATTTCAAGCGACAACCTTGGTATCAACTATGATCCATCTCATTTTGTATGGCAAATGATAGATTATATAAAACCAATTTATGAATTTAAGGATAAGATTTTCCATGTTCATTTTAAGGATATAAAGCTTTATCGTGACAAATTGAATAAAGTTGGTGTAATGGCATATCCTCTAGAGTTTATGTCACCTAAGATACCTGGTTATGGAGATGTTGATTGGGGTAAATATGTATCTGCTTTAACTGATATTGGCTATGATGGATACACTTGTATAGAAATAGAAGATAAATATTTTGAAGGTTCAAAAGAGAAAACTATCGATTCTTTAAAACTTTCAAAAAAATATATGACAAATTTTGTTATATAA